Part of the Macrobrachium nipponense isolate FS-2020 chromosome 19, ASM1510439v2, whole genome shotgun sequence genome, ACATCTGAGCACCCTTTTGAAGGCAAAAGTCAAATGATATGTTCTCCACATCCTATTTTCAGGGGGAGGGTCTCTGGTGTAGGTCACTGTCATTTATTCTTGGATGATGATTTGGCTACCTACCTACTTTGATTTCCTGTTTTCTTAAAGGGAATCATGAACCATTCACACAGTATGGTTCAGTGTAGTTAACCAAATTTGGCACAGAGCTCTATCAGTATTTTCCATCAGATACCAGCTTATATAAGACATTACAGTTGACCCTCGTTGAGACACTAATAGGAGGCCAGCTTGTCCGTCTTAGCTGATTGTCTGGTTTAACCAGTGATACCTGccttataaatgtatacatacctataaatatactgtattttattatttttataataataaaccaaTGTAAGAATGTTTGTATTAAACCTcatagtaaaagataaaaaatgaagaatacaacattataaaaatatagaattcCACCACATATGAGACATGAATGTATAATTGGGTAATCAAACATCACTACTAGAGCAAAaagattttcccttttttcatgttttttattttgtttattcattatagtttattatcatttatatatcaatatactgttaaatgaatgtgagatttaagatgatcaatgataaaatagcGGAATAATTAAGACAGGCTCACTAACACTTTGTTTTCAACAAAAACATCctgtaaaacacaaaaatatacatgatCCAAATAATTGTAATTGAACTTGTGTGCATTTTAACGATaagtaaaactataaaatacattTCGTCATATTGATCTTGCAGAGGGTTGTTCTTTGCACTACTATATAGTCGTTTaatttgcagttttattttgtGATCGAAATGTTGGTAAATAGAACAGAATTAGAGGGCTGGCATTGGCTAACAGGTCAGTATGGCAACCAGCCAGCCAGTCAGGTGTTAGCTATAGTATTCTGTGCATGTTTTGAATATGTAGTTTTAAATAGTGCATGTATCTTACTAATTTTAATAAGAATCAAATGAATTTCTTCcttaaaaattattgaaatataaaaggTGATAAAAATGGTAGAATTAAACTGCATAGAGGAGctggcaatttctctctctctctctctctctctctctctctctctctctctctctctctctctctctctctctctctctctctctctctctctctctctctctctctctcatatgacatTTCCCACATAAACACAAGTATGTATTGTTCAGTAATTCAGCTTTTGTCTTCATAAAGTTTACCTTAGTCATATCTTTCTTTCCTAAAAACATACAATGCATCGTACTGTAGCAACCAGTCAGGAGGCAGCAGATAGGTGAAACTGTTGGCTACGCAACTACGGTACTTCGTACCCATTCAGACAGTAGCATGTTGTAATGACCGTTTGTTTTAGTACAGCATAAATACAgaactgtatataaaaataaatgaaatgtttatttacCAATGAGCAGAGGAATAGTAACTACTATCTTAAATCATGGACAAACATAAGTATTTTAATTACATTGGTTGACCCTCCTTGGTGTCTGTCTTATCCGATATCTGGATTAATGGGGTCTGGTTTAACGAGGGCCAACagtgtggtgggatcacaagctaaaaacaagcgggcaaaacCCCCCACATAAATTTAACCAATTCGGATGCCAAACTCACCCTCGGCCacgctttcctctttacactacagaaaaaatgcaagacaattgacttacctacacatagaacaaaaaacaaacacatgtacttatcCCAACtctagatactcagggctaggctgtgctgtccactggacgAGGTCTCTGAGACACCAACAACCActgcaaaccaacacacaaccgACAGCAAGGAACTAtaaccacacaactcaacaacacgacaacaaccaagaaccacaaccacacgacaactcaacaacaaacaaggactatAACCACAACAACCAACCAAGGATTAAAGCCACAACAACAAACCACAACAACCCCACTCCACAACACCAAACCAACAACCCCACAAGCCCACACCCAACCACAGTTCCCCAACAACAAACCTCAACTATAACAACCCACAACTcgacagaaactcacaagcacaacaaccttcaaacccAGCGCAAATAAGTCAAATAACTCcctaaaaacacaacacaactgaccaACAATACTGTCAAGACCGCTGACCAAACGTCTGTCCTTCACGATTTCTCATTACAGACTCCCTCCTCAAAACTCTGATCATAACAACCAACTCCAAccacaccagcagacaacccagaactcacctaCAGCCATTTCAGTcactaaccatccatccaccaattatgcctctctctctctctccccacaaggacgttgtcaaatggaactcccataactcctccatattactCCCCCGTTACACTTGACAACGTCTCTTTATACTCGCAatacccacactaaatagccttctgcAACACTCACGGATGCttggatgcaggccccctggaacttgtttgagggccctcatacacacactcagttACACTGCCTTctacttctcccagaccacttccagttggactcccattaccatctccctcactactctCCTCCCAAATCCTGCTCACTACTTCATCTATATCTTCCAGTTCTTGTCCTAATATTTCTCGCAACTCTCCCACTAACTcatttacctcatttacactcctgccaaactcctgaagagactcattcatactgccaaccacaTCCTTACCACTTTATTCCCTTCCTGCTGAAAtccactaaaccctgacaattcaaacccacacacactataagtatcattccttccctcaaagtcatctgtattacacgccttatccaccatttttaccctaacactaacccctttttcatgcagctcacgtttctccctttcattccctttcctaaCCTTCTGCTTTCTACCTTACTCAACCAATACCAACTgctgatcttccagacccatttgctcactgacactcggctcacacttattcactttcaaccactcacttgtcgcattctcccgaacatactgtcgcatactagaggatccacgcaactgaatccccttaacacctagtttcccaaaatttccagcctgactcatcctctttcgcccaCACACACCtcccacgtgaccttccattccacattcaacacattttgcttGAGGCCCtctacacatcctagcataatgcccgttcttcccgaAGTTGCTGCAAACTACATTCATACGGGTatcccgacatccactagctatgtgccctacctATGCAcatctgtaacatttaatatccctatctttcttacactcgctcactaaattccccgtttgcccacacccgaagcacgctcatAACGCCCACTGAcactcattcttcttgtgtcctagcttaccacatctgtaacactgctgctcttactcacaactaactgaccctattCTTCCAACACTCACTCCtgtctcttttagggctaactacactcacgttacttgctctaacgctcctatcaaccccTCGCTCTGCCATTCTcctcggcccttctaaaactgcctccctataactcttaaactctggtataccctcagctacttcagtcctaacactaacaatTTTACTCTCTTTCATATacctatctaactcataatcctctactatttctaaaatgtcgttccacataAACCTATCATTCGTCCATCTCACTTTCTCCTTATGTTTTAGATTCATAAACTGGTATACGCTCtttggtacagtcgccaacaactttcgcactaactcttTTCACTCATTTATCTCTCGTCCCCAAATATTTCCCTGGCTAaagtttctaacctacagacatacattgacaacgactcgCCCACactcattcttgcctcttcaaaatcatgctttgtCCTATACCTAACACTACTCTATCCTCTTTACCTGTTCCcaaatcctggctttcacactctcatacagcacattccctacactcatcattaccccatacatactcaacaaaaatcctgtcaagaaGTTTCCTAACTCTCTTGTTATTCCCATATTTAGaaacaatacttctcatattccttaaaaaagtcccctatgtccctactaccgtATTCCTTGTATTGGGCACATCAGgttacctctctcatatacacagcctttcgtacttccagctcactctcactctcgctACTTctattctgatccctcttaacctcatccgaatacaacgaatcaacttccttactaacatccatgctcttgattatgctcttcttacccttcttctttctacctacttGTTTCCACTCACTGCCATCTAAATCACTCTCTTCCTGCACCTTATCCTCAACTTTATGGTCACCTTCATCTGTCCTCTTCTTACCCTGCTCATCAGTCTTACTAGTCTTTCCCTTAGCCCTATTCTTACCCCCAACTTCTTTCTTACCCTTCTGCTCTGATTTCTCCCtattctgtcttcttcttcccctaggcctacctcctactgctccctctcccatgaatcccttcatcatctgcactgcattcatcattactccgaatttttcgtccattttctcaaccgttctcctttcacctcctctttcatttccactttcgcactccttagcagtCCTCTCATTTCCTGTAACCACTCTTCAGcacctcacactctacccttaacttctcattctccacttccaatctttccttagcttcccttgccaatctcaactcctccttcagcctctccatctccttcaaccattccatcctcactttctccaccaatcacacaactcactaccccaatcgtgCTGCAGTTGCCGCACCAGCAGCCCTATGTTGGGCGCCAAAAATTtaatgtggtgggatcacaagctaaaaacaagcgggcaaaacCCCCCACATAAATTTAACCAATccggctgccaaactcaccctcagccacactttcctcttcacactaCAGAAaaaatgcaggacaattgactacttacctacacacagaacaaaatacacaaacacatgtactcaccccaactccagatactctgggctaggctgtgctgtccgctggacgaGTTCTCAGACACCAACAACCACTGCAAACCAACACAGAACCAACAACAAGGAACTATAACCACACAACtcatcaacaacacaacaacaacaaccaagaaccacacaacacaacaacaaaacaacaagcaaccaaggaccacaacacaacaacaacaaccaaagaccacaactcaacaacacaacaacaaagaaggactacaaccacaactcaacaacacaacaaacaaacaaacaaggactacaacctcAACAACCAACCAAGGACTAAAgccacaacaacaccaagaaaccacaacagctcaccaacaaccccACTCGACAACACCAAACCAATAACCCCACAAGCCCACACCCAACCACTCACAACAACACCATAAACCAccacagctccccaacaacaaccctcaactataacaactcgcaactcaacagaaactctcaagctcaacaacctcccaacacacaagcacaacaaccttcaaacacacagtacaaataactcaaataactcCCTGAGAACTCAACGCAACTGACCAACAATACTGCCAAGACCGCTACCCAAACATCACTCCTTCACAATTTCTCATTAGAGATTCCCTCCTTAGAACTCTGATCATAACAACCAGCTCTAAccacaccagcagacaacccagaactcaccaacagccaattcaatcgccaaccatccatccaccaattatgcCTTTTTCTGTCTCTGTGTCTTTCTCAATCCTCAAGGTCTTTGTCAGATGGAACtctcataactcctccataacagtACAGAAATCAGGTTGCCCCTACTTATACACTTGTTTCTGAAGCTAGCATTTTGGGTGGTGAAAGATTACCCCTCCAGTCTCCTCCCTATAACACAGAGTAGTTTGGATGTGGCAGAGGTCGGACTTCATGATCAGATTCCTTCAGAACAGTGCCAGTCATATTCTGattctgtgagaaaaaaaaacccaccaaaGGAGTAGGTATAAGACAAAAGTTTAGATCATTTGCACTTTTCCTCTGTATATAAAATGACTTTTTCATAATCCTACCTTTATCCATCCCTGCAATTGCCTCTGTTGCAAAGGAAAAAGTAGGATTGAGAGTCGAGAGAGCCGGTGGTAACCCCCATTCCCTCACTTGAATTTAAAAGTACCTTGATTATGCTACTTGAAAAATTGTTGAAATGTAAAGTAAATTAATTAGATTAACGAGACAACTAAGCTAATTTAGTTAGCTCTTAAGTGGATATTTGTATGCACATTTATCACTCTTGCTTATATTTGCCAATTTATTGGGCAAGTGAATATTACATTTTCAAGGTTTACCctctccatttatttttataatgaatttatctTACACTTAACCATGctgtaatatatctatacattacaGTGTGCTTCATTGTAATGTTTCATCTTTCACAGGAAGATATTGTTGCTGTAGCAGCTGGTGATAAGAATATTTGTCTTTATGACATCACAAATCATTTTGAGTTGCTCCAGTGGGAAGCTCACAGTTTACGTGTCAAGAGTCTTTGCTTCATTCCTAGAGATGGTGAAGAGATTTGGTTGGCCTCAGCCTCTTCAGATGGCAGTGTCAAACTTTGGAAGCTACAGGTAAAGCTCAGAGTTATACAGTTGTATTGAATTTCTTACCGGTTGCCACCTGGCGCTAGAGATTTATCCTAGTGTAGACTGCAAGTTTGTTTGTTCTGAAAAATACCAATCATTTTACAAATTTGTAATTTGTGTACTTGCCAAATTTAACGTTATATCATAGTGTACCCACTAAtagtatttctattattttagtctacagtattatgtatatatgtctttCTCATATAACAGCAACATGAAATTTTCAGAACAAATTTGGTTGCATCAGAATACACCTGGAGGTCTTAATAGATATTATAAGCTATGTTTAGCTATTCTCCTCACATAGAAATTAAAAACTGTCCAGCTGTTGTCCTTCATTTGTGTTTTTTCATcacagttgatggttttatattcATTACAGGCAGGTTTTGCATAGACCATTTCTCTTGTAAGAGTAGAAAAGGTAACCTTAtaagaggttttatttttttggtgcaTTGTCTGATCTTTTGAACAAAGATAAAGCTTCCAGCacattatattccttttaatatttaagAAAGCTTATGCTTTTTAACAGATGGTACTTGAGGTACTTTGGAGCATCGGCCTCATCTGTATAACTCCTGTCCTCTAATTTTTTATCCATTCTGTATGGTCTGTTCTTATGTAGCAATCTAGCTGGTTTAATTCAGCTATATGAATCTACCAGTGTAGTCTTAGGGTGCATACACAGTCAGTGTTTGTCGGACAAACTGTTACCAGATAAGATAATAGGACAGGCAATAGGGCCAGGTAAGTAATGCATATATTCATtctgttgcaaagaaaaaaatttcaagacTACAACGCTAATGTTTACTCAGTTAAAACACTCCATCCTGACTGATGGCATCGGTTCTTCTGAACTATGTCTACTGGGCTTTGACTGGCTAACGTAGAAGAAACTATGGTATACGTCAATATGTAGTTTTTGCTAGGTCAGTTCTCCTCAAATATGCACTTATGACATAACCATACTACATACTATGATACGGTAATGGTGTTTGTCCAACAAACACTGCTCAACCATGTGTACGTACCCTTGTCTTctcaaattaatattttaaattactAAACAAATGGTAGACTACAACTTTAGCATAGTACAGATTCTGTTATATTTATGAAGGCAAGCGGTGTTATGATGCATtttaaattagaataaataaaatagttaggAGTAAGTATTTATCAATCAAAATTGGAtgaagttttttaatatatagtttTCCATCAGTGTAAATTTATTTAGATTCCATAACAGATGACTATTCTGAGCTTAAGCTtataataagtatgtatgtgaGGACATTTGTCAAGTGTCATCCAATCCACAGTGATgaaagatttaatattttttaaactaataGTGTCTCTCTCACCAGATGTTGTCCTTAACATCAGAGCCCGAGCTCTTGGCGGAGGTAGACACTACTTGTCGCATCATATGTATGGCagtttatgtgtctagtcaaaaTAACAAGGAGAAGATAGAGAAcatcataaaaaaggaaaaactggagtCAAATGAAACTTCAGAAAATGGcgtgaaagaaggaaagaaaaaaaggaaagctgGTGAAAATGAAGTAAGCAagccaaagaaaaagaaagtaagaatAGAGTTAGTTCCAGAAAATGTTAAAAGTGGAGATAATTACTCTGAAGATGTGAAAAATGGAGGAAAGATCAagaaaaaattaggtaaaaataaaattcaaaagaattCGGCTAGTCAAGAAAAGATTCTGAAGAAGAAAATTGCAGATGAGTTTAAAGAGAAAGTGGAAAGTATAGATAATATACCCAAGATGAACTTGAAAAATGGTGAAGgtgttaagaaaaagaaaaagaagggtaAAATTCCAAACAAGGAAAGTGATGACAAAgttaagaaagagaaaatgaaaactttagTTCCAAAGGATACAGAAAGTGGAGACAGacctacaaagaagaaaaaaggtaaaagtgaaggacttgcaaagaaaaagaaattgaataaagtttccaaaaaagtgaaaatggattcataaaaaaattgtaatcaaTAATTCAGTTTatcattgtcctttttttttctacttcagaATGTTATAAACCTTTGTTCTAAGGTAGCATTTTAAATCTGGTAAACTAGAAGCAAggagtaaacaaaacaacaaatctCTTATGTTTTAGCAAGCCACAACTCTTAAACCCAATAATCCTAaaatttttaaacctttttctaAATCTTTTTCTTACAAAGACTTGCTCAATATTAGTGCAATTAATCATTGGTAGTGGATTATGTAATTCTATTAATCAAAAATAGAGGAAAACATGTTATCACTTTATTATCTAATGACTAGAAAGAAATTATAATGTTCAATATCTGAAATATGGTTAATAGAAAATTACATAGGACCTTGGTTTGCAAAATAGGTAACGAGGTATATGTAACATGGACAATAAAGATAGCATTACTATAGAGATACATTTCCTAGCATCTGT contains:
- the LOC135215737 gene encoding p21-activated protein kinase-interacting protein 1-like, translating into MEAIIFFFQDGYFSLEQRFADHSHTGSIRQVAIGGKYLVSGGTDEHIKVFDLNKHVEVGTLMEHEGTITYLGFHGNRYLFTASEDGKICIISKKGWKCEKTLRGHKGPVISVSVHPSGKLALSLSQDKKLRTWNLIKGRRAYITHMDRIADIVKWSPAGTKYVIVKGSCLEVYEVTSCQVVHTIDFKERVTVFTFMTEDIVAVAAGDKNICLYDITNHFELLQWEAHSLRVKSLCFIPRDGEEIWLASASSDGSVKLWKLQMLSLTSEPELLAEVDTTCRIICMAVYVSSQNNKEKIENIIKKEKLESNETSENGVKEGKKKRKAGENEVSKPKKKKVRIELVPENVKSGDNYSEDVKNGGKIKKKLGKNKIQKNSASQEKILKKKIADEFKEKVESIDNIPKMNLKNGEGVKKKKKKGKIPNKESDDKVKKEKMKTLVPKDTESGDRPTKKKKGKSEGLAKKKKLNKVSKKVKMDS